The DNA sequence CCCAAAGAGGAAGTTTACGGATTAACCTCACAACTGCGACGGGCTGTTGTATCGGTGGCAGCTAATATCGCCGAAGGGTTTAGGAAAAGCAGTAAGGTGGATAAAAAAAGATTCATGAATACAGCTCAAGGCTCACTTGAAGAATGCCGCTATTATTTGATCCTGTCAAAGGATCTTGGCTATGGGGATACTTCAACCTTGATGGGGCAACTTGAATAAGTCAGTAAACTGCTGGAAGCCTATTGCCGATCCATTCCGACTCCTGGCTCCTGACTCCTGACTCCTTTGCCCGAATTGGGCTTTCAGGTTCACCTGGCTAGAACTTATTGGTGCTTGAAAATAAGGTATCCTGAAGCTTCATATTGCCCTCACCCATTAGATCGTGATATAAAAAGCCAAGAGAAAGAAGTCGTCCGGCACCAGTTTTCAGTTTTCAGTTTTTACTGACCACTGACCACTGTATTTACTGACTACCGACCACTGACTAAGGAATCAGGAATGAGCGCGGCTGTTATTTTGAGTATTTCTACACTACTCCAGCTTGGGGCGGTATTTTTAGCCATCAGACTGATCCGGATTACCGGCAAACGCACATCGTGGATATTTATCGTTCTGGCTCTTGTATTCATGGAGGTACGCCGGTGTATTCCCTTAATTCAGATGGTATTCAGGAATATTTCCCATCCTCCCGACCCATTGACTGAGCTGGTGTCCCTGGCCACGTCGGCCTTCATGGTATCCGGCCTGGCCCTGATCGCCCCGCTTTTCCTGTCTATCAAACGCTCCGAGGAGGCTTTGCAGGAAAGCAGAGAGTGGTTTTCGACCACGCTGACCAGCATTGGTGATGCAGTTATCGCCACGGATATTACCGGCCTGATAACCTTTATGAATCCTGTTGCCCAGGCACTGACCGGATGGAAGCAGGAAGATGCGGAAGGGATACCCCTGCAACGGGTTTTCATCATTATCGATGAGCATACCGGTGAGCGCAGGGAAGATCCTGCCACCAGAGCAATCAGAAAAAATACGGTCACTTCCCTGGAGCACCATACCCTGCTGATAACCAGAGATGGACAGAGGATACCGATTGACGATAGTGCTGCACCGATTAAAAATAACCAGGGAGATATTATCGGCACGGTTCTCGTTTTCCGTGATGTTACCGAGCGCAAGCGGGCGGAAGAGGAAGTAAGACGTGCTCATGAAGAGCTGGACCAGATATTCAGCACCGCAGCCGGAGGAATGCGGCTGATTGACAGGGATTTCAATATCATCCGGATTAACGAGACATTTACGGCCATAGCTGGTGTAAACAGGAATGAGGTCATAGGGAAAAAATGCTACGAAGTTTTTCATGGTCCTGTCTGCCATACTCCCACCTGCTGTCTGAAAAGGATACTCTCCGGTGAGAAGCGCATCGAGGAAGATATCGAGAAGGTACGCAACGATGGCAGGAAGATTTTTTGCCTGGTGGTGGCCACTCCCTTTCTGGGACCTGAGGGCGAAGTGATCGGTATTGTTGAAAATTTCCAGAACATCGATGAGCGAAAACGCACCGAAGAGCTGCTCCAGCGCGCAAAAATGGTTATCGAGAACAGTCCGACCGTGCTTTTTCGCTGGAGGGCCGAAAAAGGATGGCCGGTCGAGTTTGTTACCGAAAATGTATCCAGGCTTGGCTATCA is a window from the bacterium genome containing:
- a CDS encoding four helix bundle protein, whose amino-acid sequence is PKEEVYGLTSQLRRAVVSVAANIAEGFRKSSKVDKKRFMNTAQGSLEECRYYLILSKDLGYGDTSTLMGQLE